In a genomic window of Polypterus senegalus isolate Bchr_013 chromosome 13, ASM1683550v1, whole genome shotgun sequence:
- the LOC120542600 gene encoding tumor necrosis factor receptor superfamily member 13B isoform X2: MVGKSSMGSGGGTRHTRQSTKRVCPPQQYWDSLVRKCVPCSAMCHLQPPLRCSRFCESLKCTKAAGTFYDELLRRCIPCSQLCGQHPTQCRALCQGRAAGGTPLRQLVGSKVAKPMAVEEHQLLVASLLGMGLGVLIFSLSIAVVMLWRLSRRAAPRKETARQPPEGPPTGHRPASDPSASKIRCCNRRWPLMEEPGVRPQSPCCERRAWQPEPQPALCATCGRALHSALCPESPV, translated from the exons ATGGTAGGGAAGAGCAGCATGGGGTCTGGTGGTGGCACACGGCACACGAG GCAGAGCACCAAGAGAGTGTGCCCACCACAGCAGTACTGGGACAGCCTAGTCCGAAAATGTGTCCCGTGTAGCGCCATGTGCCACCTGCAGCCACCGCTACGATGCAGCCGGTTTTGTG AATCACTGAAGTGTACAAAGGCGGCGGGCACTTTCTACGACGAGCTCCTGCGGCGCTGCATTCCATGCTCACAGCTGTGCGGGCAGCACCCAACTCAGTGCAGGGCACTGTGCCAAG GACGTGCAGCTGGTGGGACGCCATTGCGCCAGCTGGTCGGGTCCAAGGTGGCGAAGCCCATGGCTGTCGAGGAGCACCAACTGCTAGTGGCCTCCCTGCTTGGTATGGGCCTCGGCGTCCTCATCTTCAGCCTGTCCATCGCAGTCGTGATGCTGTGGCGCCTGAGCAGGCGGGCAGCGCCCAGGAAggagacagccaggcagccaccAGAGGGACCTCCCACAGGTCATCGCCCAGCTAGTGACCCATCGGCCAGTAAAATAAG GTGTTGTAACAGAAGATGGCCACTCATGGAGGAGCCCGGGGTCCGACCTCAGAGCCCCTGCTGCGAGAGGAGGGCCTGGCAACCCGAGCCCCAGCCTGCCTTGTGCGCCACCTGTGGGAGAGCCTTGCACTCGGCCCTCTGCCCAGAGTCACCCGTGTAA
- the LOC120542600 gene encoding tumor necrosis factor receptor superfamily member 13B isoform X1 produces MVGKSSMGSGGGTRHTSRQSTKRVCPPQQYWDSLVRKCVPCSAMCHLQPPLRCSRFCESLKCTKAAGTFYDELLRRCIPCSQLCGQHPTQCRALCQGRAAGGTPLRQLVGSKVAKPMAVEEHQLLVASLLGMGLGVLIFSLSIAVVMLWRLSRRAAPRKETARQPPEGPPTGHRPASDPSASKIRCCNRRWPLMEEPGVRPQSPCCERRAWQPEPQPALCATCGRALHSALCPESPV; encoded by the exons ATGGTAGGGAAGAGCAGCATGGGGTCTGGTGGTGGCACACGGCACACGAG TAGGCAGAGCACCAAGAGAGTGTGCCCACCACAGCAGTACTGGGACAGCCTAGTCCGAAAATGTGTCCCGTGTAGCGCCATGTGCCACCTGCAGCCACCGCTACGATGCAGCCGGTTTTGTG AATCACTGAAGTGTACAAAGGCGGCGGGCACTTTCTACGACGAGCTCCTGCGGCGCTGCATTCCATGCTCACAGCTGTGCGGGCAGCACCCAACTCAGTGCAGGGCACTGTGCCAAG GACGTGCAGCTGGTGGGACGCCATTGCGCCAGCTGGTCGGGTCCAAGGTGGCGAAGCCCATGGCTGTCGAGGAGCACCAACTGCTAGTGGCCTCCCTGCTTGGTATGGGCCTCGGCGTCCTCATCTTCAGCCTGTCCATCGCAGTCGTGATGCTGTGGCGCCTGAGCAGGCGGGCAGCGCCCAGGAAggagacagccaggcagccaccAGAGGGACCTCCCACAGGTCATCGCCCAGCTAGTGACCCATCGGCCAGTAAAATAAG GTGTTGTAACAGAAGATGGCCACTCATGGAGGAGCCCGGGGTCCGACCTCAGAGCCCCTGCTGCGAGAGGAGGGCCTGGCAACCCGAGCCCCAGCCTGCCTTGTGCGCCACCTGTGGGAGAGCCTTGCACTCGGCCCTCTGCCCAGAGTCACCCGTGTAA